In Bacillota bacterium, the genomic stretch GTTCCTGTTGACGCTGTAATGTGTCCAGTAGCCCTTCTTCTCACCTCTGACCAGCCCTGCCTCGCGGAGGATCTTGAGATGCTGTGAGACAGCGCTCTCCGACACATCCAGGTGCTTGGCGAGCGAAGTGACACAGGAGGGGTGAGCAAGGAGGACCTCAAGTATTCGGAATCGAGTTGCATCTCCGAGGGACTTCATTGCTTCAAGCAGATTAACCATTTCGCACATCCCTAGGCAAGTCGTCTCAAAGCAGATTATATATGACTTAATTATATAAGTCAATACTAATGTGGATGAGTGCCCCGGCATTATGACTGGGGCAACTTGCGGAGAGAAGAAGGGTTTTCTGGACGCACGGAGAAGCACAGGAACAAA encodes the following:
- a CDS encoding metalloregulator ArsR/SmtB family transcription factor; translation: MVNLLEAMKSLGDATRFRILEVLLAHPSCVTSLAKHLDVSESAVSQHLKILREAGLVRGEKKGYWTHYSVNRNALRQISHELERIASEPEHSCCRCGDSPVDHDDNQSRKELCEDV